CTGCTGGCCGCCCTGGAACATCATGATATCCTGTTATGCCCTCACCGCATCGAACCAAACGGGGAGCCTCTCGGTTATCTGCAGCATGGTATTTTTAATACCGGTTTTCTGGCGCTTCGGAGATCGGAGGAAACGATGCGCTTTCTGGAATGGTGGGGACAGCGGCTGTACAGCTATTGCCATTATCACGCCCCTTTTTTTGTGGATCAGAAATGGGTGGATCTGGCGCCGGGATTGTTCAATGTTAAGGTATGGAAGCATCCAGGGTATAATGTCGCCGCTTGGAACCTGCATGAGCCCTGCCGGAAGATTGTCCGGGAAGAGAATGGACGCTATTGGCTTGAAAACAATGTTCCGTTCGTATGCTATCACTATTCCGGACTGCACGGGATGCTGCAGTATTGTATGAACGAGTGGATTCCCGACCGCGGAAACCCGTTGTACCGGCTGCTGCAGCTCTATTTGGAGGAGATTGATGCTATGGGCAAAGAGGAACTTTCCCAGGTCCCCTGGAGTTATGACTATTATCTGGACGGCAGTCCGATAACTGTCCAAGAAAGGAAAGCATACGGCAGCGATATTCAGGCATTTGAGTCAGGCCGCGATCCTTTCGGCTCCCGCGAGGGAGACGGAGGAATATGAAGGGGCTGATCGTCTGCGCCGGAAAAGGCTCCCGCCTAAGACCGTTTACGCTTACCCAACCGAAGACGCTGCTTCCTGTCGCCAATAAACCGATTCTATTCTATGCGATTGAAAAGCTGGCCGATGAAGGCATTCATGACATCGGTATCGTGATCCATCCATCCCAGGAAAAGATGATTTGCGGCGCCGCGGGCAGCGGAGAAAAATTCGGGGTATCCCTGACTTATATGTACCAGCAAGAGCCGCGGGGCATTGCGGATGCGGTCGCCGCAGCCGAGGACTTTATCGGTCAAAGTGATTTCATCCTGCTTCTCGGCGACAATTTGATCAAAGAACCGCTCAAGACGCTGGTCGACCGTCTGGAGCACTCGGCTGCCTGCATCCTGCTCACTCACGTGAACAATCCGCAGCATTTAGGTGTTGCTGAAATCAAGGGAACCCAAATTATCAAACTGGTAGAGAAGCCGCGATTCCCCAAAAGCAATCTTGCGGTGGTCGGCAGCTATGCCTTTAAACCCGGAATCTTTGATTATATTCGA
This region of Paenibacillus sp. URB8-2 genomic DNA includes:
- a CDS encoding glucose-1-phosphate thymidylyltransferase — protein: MKGLIVCAGKGSRLRPFTLTQPKTLLPVANKPILFYAIEKLADEGIHDIGIVIHPSQEKMICGAAGSGEKFGVSLTYMYQQEPRGIADAVAAAEDFIGQSDFILLLGDNLIKEPLKTLVDRLEHSAACILLTHVNNPQHLGVAEIKGTQIIKLVEKPRFPKSNLAVVGSYAFKPGIFDYIRALTLSDRGELEITDAIQRLIDSGERAAYAITSQYCTDVGTSERWLAANNWMMNEVYGEKNDISEDSTLVNCTVHAPVVIGSDCVLKNCTIGPYVSVMSGAHLEECHLAHSILLRDVTISGTGKEVLAGIFGDEASIIGSSAKGPIAPKIGGDQG